One segment of Solanum stenotomum isolate F172 chromosome 1, ASM1918654v1, whole genome shotgun sequence DNA contains the following:
- the LOC125876110 gene encoding glu S.griseus protease inhibitor-like — MSTAGCSSACKVTGKSSWPELMGTNVAKAVSVIQTENPSVHVKVLNMSKPIPLPVDCARVIVFIDDTNKVALPPVIC; from the exons GCTGCTCGTCCGCATGCAAGGTTACTg GTAAGTCATCGTGGCCGGAGCTAATGGGAACAAATGTGGCCAAAGCAGTGAGTGTAATTCAGACAGAGAACCCAAGTGTTCATGTTAAGGTGTTGAACATGTCTAAGCCAATTCCATTGCCAGTGGATTGTGCTCGtgttattgtttttattgatgacACCAACAAGGTTGCTCTCCCACCTGTTATTTGTTGA